The segment AGCCTGCGAATTCAACCTGCTAAAGCGAAAGGGATTTCAATAGTTCGGCAGCCCCGCTTTACAAACACGTATTGGTCACCTTCCGGCGTGGCGCGATGGGCAAAAAATCGCGCCGGCAGGTCAATACATCCGTCGTGTCAGGCCCATGATGTCGAGAATTTTGGTGGCGATCTCTTCCACCGAGTAGTTGGTACTGTTGAGATAGCGAATCTGATGGGTGCGGAACAGGGCTTCAACTTCACCCACTTCCAGTCGGCACTGGCGCAGCGAGGCATACCGTGTGTTCTCTGCACGTTCCTGGCGAATGGCGGCCAGTCGCTCGGGGTCGATAGTCAAACCAAACAGTTTATGTTGATGGGCCCGCAGGGCGGGCGGCAGTTTCAGGTTATCCATATCGTCAGCAATAAACGGATAGTTGGCGGCGCGGACGCCAAACTGCATCGCCAGATACAGGCTGGTAGGGGTTTTACCACAGCGCGATACACCCAGCAGGATCACCTGCGCATCCTCAAGACCGCGCAGCGAGATGCCATCATCATGGGCCAGGGTGTAATCAATCGCGGCGATACGCGCATCGTATTTGCCCAGATTGCTGGCGGTCAGCCCGTGAGTACGGTGGGCAACGGGCATGGAGGGCACACCTAACTCACTCTGCAACGGGCCGACCAACGCCTGGACAATATCCTGACAGAACCCTTCGCTCTCAAGGATAATTTCCCGCACATCAGGCGTGACGATTGAAAAAAATACCAGCGGGCGGATACCGCTTTGCTGATAAAGTGCGTTGATCTGGGCTTTAACTGCCTGAGCACGTTGCACATTTTCGACAAATGGCAGGGTTACGCTATTGGTGTTCACCGGGAATTGCGATAACACCGCGTGGCCCAACACTTCAGCGGTAATGGCGGTGCCATCGGAGATATAAAACACGCTACGTTCTGTGCTCATAATGAAAGCCTTCCTCCTGATAACCTTTATGCAACATTATCATTGCCAATATTTCATTTTTTATAATAATAAAATGAAATCTCCATATGGCAAAGAACCCTGGCATCGAGATATTAATCTAACCTTCAATATAGATGAAATAGCGTTTCGGAAATCGTCATTTTTTCGGTTATTTTTCTTCGCGCACAAAATAAAGTCTGATTTTGTTGCGCAACAAAATGCAAGCGCTAACCCTCTGAAATTGAGAAATTTAATGATGCAGCAATCTGTTAGCGTTAATTGCTGATGTTGCGCAACCTGGATAATTGCGGGTACTAATCCGATTTTTCAATTCTTTCGCTGCTTTAACGATTCAACACTTAGTCTTTATATTCTGCTTGTGCCAAGCTGTATTTGCGAATAGCAAAATGTTCCATGTGCCCCCAATCATTTAAAAGGATAATCTCGATGTCCAATAAAGGCGAACAGCCGCTAGTGCTCTGGTACAACCAGCTTGGCATGCATGATGTTGATCGGGTGGGAGGTAAAAATGCCTCTCTGGGTGAAATGATTACCAATTTGTCGTCGCTGGGTGTGGCTGTACCCAATGGTTATGCGACTACATCTTATGCTTTTAATCAGTTTCTCGATCAAAGCGGGCTGAACCAGCGTATCTATGATTTGCTGGACAAGACTGATATTGATGACGTTGATGAGTTGGCGAAAGCGGGCAAGCAAATCCGCCAATGGGTGGTTGATACGCCGTTCCAGCCTGAACTGGAAACAGCTATTCATGATGCCTACCAACAATTATCTGCCGATGATGCCGAAGCCTCGTTTGCCGTGCGTTCTTCGGCGACCGCTGAAGACATGCCCGATGCTTCCTTTGCCGGGCAACAGGAAACGTTC is part of the Pantoea phytobeneficialis genome and harbors:
- the ppsR gene encoding posphoenolpyruvate synthetase regulatory kinase/phosphorylase PpsR — translated: MSTERSVFYISDGTAITAEVLGHAVLSQFPVNTNSVTLPFVENVQRAQAVKAQINALYQQSGIRPLVFFSIVTPDVREIILESEGFCQDIVQALVGPLQSELGVPSMPVAHRTHGLTASNLGKYDARIAAIDYTLAHDDGISLRGLEDAQVILLGVSRCGKTPTSLYLAMQFGVRAANYPFIADDMDNLKLPPALRAHQHKLFGLTIDPERLAAIRQERAENTRYASLRQCRLEVGEVEALFRTHQIRYLNSTNYSVEEIATKILDIMGLTRRMY